In the Streptomyces fradiae ATCC 10745 = DSM 40063 genome, one interval contains:
- a CDS encoding ABC transporter ATP-binding protein produces MSVEISARELTLGHGGEPVVRGVDVTPAPGAVTALVGPNGSGKSTLLRALARLHSPDGGRIVLDGRDLAAYRPRELARRLSFLTQSPLVPAGVTVEELVAYGRHPHRGLLARDGDGDREAVSWALDATNLRPLAERTLDRLSGGERQRAWIAMALAQRTGLLLLDEPTTYLDIRYQIEVLRLVRRLADEHGITVVVVLHELNQAAAFADAMVVLAGGRIVASGPPAEALTEETVRTAFRIDTTVTVDPRTGVPTCLPTWREPSPAVT; encoded by the coding sequence GTGAGCGTGGAGATCAGCGCGCGGGAGCTGACGCTGGGGCACGGGGGCGAGCCGGTCGTGCGGGGGGTGGACGTGACGCCGGCACCGGGCGCGGTGACCGCGCTCGTCGGCCCGAACGGTTCGGGCAAGTCGACGCTGCTGCGGGCGCTGGCGCGGCTGCACTCCCCGGACGGGGGCCGGATCGTGCTGGACGGGCGGGACCTCGCCGCGTACCGGCCGCGGGAGCTGGCGCGGAGGCTGAGCTTCCTGACGCAGTCGCCCCTCGTGCCCGCCGGGGTGACCGTGGAGGAGCTGGTGGCGTACGGCCGCCATCCGCACAGGGGCCTGCTGGCGCGGGACGGCGACGGGGACCGGGAGGCGGTCTCCTGGGCGCTGGACGCCACGAACCTGCGGCCGCTGGCGGAGCGCACCCTGGACCGGCTGTCGGGGGGCGAGCGGCAGCGGGCGTGGATCGCGATGGCGCTGGCCCAGCGGACGGGCCTGCTGCTGCTGGACGAACCGACGACGTACCTCGACATCCGGTACCAGATCGAGGTGCTGCGGCTGGTGCGGCGGCTGGCGGACGAGCACGGCATCACCGTGGTGGTGGTGCTGCACGAGCTGAACCAGGCGGCCGCGTTCGCCGACGCGATGGTGGTGCTGGCGGGGGGCCGGATCGTCGCGTCGGGGCCGCCGGCCGAGGCGCTGACGGAGGAGACCGTGCGGACCGCCTTCCGGATCGACACGACGGTCACCGTCGACCCCCGTACGGGGGTGCCGACCTGTCTGCCGACGTGGCGCGAGCCGTCGCCCGCGGTCACCTGA
- a CDS encoding diaminobutyrate--2-oxoglutarate transaminase family protein — MPNGALRAELLARQERRESSARTYASTLPLAPVHAAGAVVTGADGRTYLDCLSGAGTLALGHNHPATVAALTSLLASGAPLHTLDMITPQKDAFSGELLRRLPGGLRDRARLHFCSPAGTDAVEAALKLARHATGRRGVVAFTGAYHGMTLGASAVSGPPRMSGAVGADGVPVTRLPYPYGMRCPFGTGDAERSGELSARLLESLLTDPSSGVGTPAAVILEVVQGEGGVVEGPDRWLREVRRVTEQHGVVLVVDEVQTGVGRTGRFWACERAGVTPDVLVTSKAVGGGLPLALIAYRPELDTWRPGHHTGTFRGNTLAMVAGEIALRTVAEEQLAERALKLGERITRGLREVAACDPGLGEVRGRGLMIGAELVDRDGAPDRYGVPPGDPVRARAVRAACLERGLILELGGRDDTVVRLLPPLVLTDEQADSVVERLAAALESTR; from the coding sequence ATGCCGAACGGTGCGCTGCGCGCCGAGCTCCTCGCGCGCCAGGAGCGACGCGAGTCCTCCGCCCGTACCTACGCCAGCACCCTGCCCCTCGCCCCCGTGCACGCCGCCGGGGCGGTGGTCACCGGCGCTGACGGGCGCACCTACCTGGACTGCCTCTCCGGCGCGGGCACCCTCGCGCTCGGGCACAACCACCCCGCGACCGTCGCGGCCCTCACCTCGCTCCTCGCATCCGGCGCGCCGCTGCACACCCTGGACATGATCACCCCGCAGAAGGACGCGTTCTCGGGGGAGTTGCTCCGGCGCCTGCCGGGCGGGCTGCGGGACCGGGCGCGGCTGCACTTCTGCAGTCCCGCCGGGACGGACGCCGTCGAGGCGGCCCTGAAACTGGCCCGGCACGCCACCGGCCGCCGCGGCGTCGTCGCCTTCACCGGCGCCTACCACGGGATGACGCTCGGCGCCTCCGCCGTGTCCGGCCCACCGCGGATGAGCGGCGCCGTCGGCGCGGACGGCGTCCCGGTGACCCGCCTCCCCTATCCGTACGGGATGCGCTGCCCGTTCGGCACCGGCGACGCCGAGCGGTCCGGGGAGTTGTCGGCGCGGCTGCTGGAGAGCCTGCTGACGGACCCGAGCAGCGGGGTCGGCACCCCGGCGGCGGTCATCCTGGAGGTCGTCCAGGGCGAGGGCGGGGTCGTCGAGGGCCCCGACCGGTGGCTGCGGGAGGTCCGGCGCGTCACCGAGCAGCACGGCGTCGTCCTCGTCGTCGACGAGGTGCAGACCGGCGTCGGGCGCACCGGCCGCTTCTGGGCCTGCGAACGGGCCGGGGTCACCCCCGACGTGCTGGTCACGTCCAAGGCCGTCGGCGGCGGGCTGCCGCTCGCCCTCATCGCGTACCGGCCCGAGCTGGACACCTGGCGCCCCGGCCACCACACGGGGACCTTCCGCGGCAACACGCTCGCCATGGTCGCCGGGGAGATCGCGCTCCGCACGGTCGCCGAGGAGCAACTGGCCGAGCGGGCGCTGAAACTGGGCGAGCGGATCACCCGCGGGCTGCGCGAGGTGGCCGCCTGCGACCCGGGCCTGGGCGAGGTGCGCGGGCGGGGCCTGATGATCGGCGCCGAGCTGGTCGACCGGGACGGCGCCCCCGACCGGTACGGCGTCCCGCCCGGCGATCCCGTCCGCGCCCGCGCCGTCCGCGCGGCCTGCCTGGAGCGCGGGCTCATCCTGGAGCTGGGCGGACGCGACGACACGGTCGTACGGCTGCTGCCGCCGCTGGTCCTCACCGACGAGCAGGCCGACTCCGTCGTGGAACGCCTCGCCGCCGCCCTGGAGAGCACCCGGTGA
- a CDS encoding lysine N(6)-hydroxylase/L-ornithine N(5)-oxygenase family protein — translation MTTEQAAGEPPTADLVGVGAGPFNLSLAALADGVPGLDAVFLEQRTAFRWHPGLLIEGATLQVPFLADLVSLVDPTSRWSFLNYVRVRERLFPFYFAERFHIPRAEYDAYCRWVSEELPSLRFGHRADTVRWDARRRVFEVGFTRVDADGAALSTGRIRARHLALGVGTAPHVPAPLRELAADPEVPVLHSADYLAHRERLRAARHVTVVGAGQSGAEVLLDLLRARPEGREGLTWLARTRAFAPMEYSKIGLEHFTPDYTRYFHGLPEAARDRLLPAQWQLYKGVSAGTLSDIHDELYRRALAGGWPDVALTPGVAVTAAERRGGRVRLALEHAEEGSRAVLATDAVVLATGYARRPVDRLLNALGPHLARDGSGRPLVGPDQRLVLGDEVGGAVFVQNAEQHTHGVGTPDLGLAAWRSAVILNALTGRDAYPLPRRTAFTTFGLTGHHRTAPDHAASPSPGRGHDDRKECA, via the coding sequence ATGACGACCGAGCAAGCCGCCGGGGAACCGCCGACCGCCGACCTGGTCGGCGTGGGCGCCGGGCCGTTCAACCTGTCGCTGGCCGCGCTGGCCGACGGGGTGCCCGGACTCGACGCCGTGTTCCTGGAGCAGCGGACCGCGTTCCGCTGGCACCCCGGCCTGCTGATCGAGGGCGCCACCCTCCAGGTGCCGTTCCTCGCCGACCTGGTGAGCCTCGTCGACCCGACGAGCCGCTGGTCGTTCCTCAACTACGTGCGCGTCCGGGAGCGGCTGTTCCCGTTCTACTTCGCCGAGCGGTTCCACATCCCGCGCGCCGAGTACGACGCGTACTGCCGCTGGGTCAGCGAGGAGCTGCCGTCCCTGCGGTTCGGGCACCGGGCCGACACCGTCCGCTGGGACGCGCGGCGGCGGGTGTTCGAGGTGGGGTTCACCCGCGTCGACGCGGACGGCGCCGCCCTGTCCACCGGCCGGATCCGCGCCCGGCACCTGGCGCTCGGCGTGGGCACCGCACCCCACGTGCCCGCCCCGCTGCGGGAGCTCGCCGCCGACCCGGAGGTCCCGGTGCTGCACTCCGCCGACTACCTCGCCCACCGCGAGCGGCTGCGCGCCGCCCGGCACGTGACCGTCGTCGGCGCCGGGCAGTCGGGTGCCGAGGTCCTGCTCGACCTGCTGCGGGCCAGGCCCGAGGGCCGGGAGGGGCTGACATGGCTCGCCCGCACCCGGGCGTTCGCGCCCATGGAGTACAGCAAGATCGGCCTGGAGCACTTCACGCCCGACTACACCCGCTACTTCCACGGCCTGCCGGAGGCCGCCCGCGACCGGCTGCTGCCCGCCCAGTGGCAGCTCTACAAGGGCGTCAGCGCCGGGACGCTCTCCGACATCCACGACGAGCTGTACCGGCGGGCCCTCGCGGGCGGCTGGCCCGACGTCGCCCTGACGCCCGGTGTCGCCGTCACCGCCGCCGAGCGGCGCGGCGGGCGGGTGCGCCTGGCGCTGGAGCACGCGGAGGAGGGGTCTCGGGCCGTGCTCGCCACCGACGCCGTGGTCCTCGCCACCGGGTACGCGCGGCGGCCCGTCGACCGCCTGCTGAACGCGCTCGGCCCGCACCTGGCCCGCGACGGCTCCGGCCGCCCCCTGGTCGGCCCCGACCAGCGGCTCGTCCTCGGCGACGAGGTCGGCGGCGCCGTCTTCGTGCAGAACGCCGAGCAGCACACCCACGGGGTCGGCACGCCCGACCTCGGCCTGGCCGCGTGGCGGTCCGCCGTCATCCTCAACGCGCTGACCGGCCGGGACGCCTATCCGCTGCCCCGCCGCACGGCGTTCACCACCTTCGGCCTCACCGGCCACCACCGCACCGCCCCCGACCACGCGGCCTCTCCCTCCCCCGGCCGCGGCCACGACGACCGGAAAGAGTGCGCATGA
- a CDS encoding IucA/IucC family protein, producing the protein MTDGHHPVPELADVSPESWREANRRLLAKTLSEFAFEELITPLELEGRGEGEDEDEGGGGGAGRYRVDLDSGVSYAFSATRGALGSWRVAGDSVTRGAAGLLGNEIETPAWDVQRFLVDCAGTIGTDAPTLGMYLTEVSATLAVDAARVEHGGRTAAELRELDHAELECAMTGHPTLVANKGRIGFSASDVRAYAPEAGRPVALKWIAVHRGLGEFRGVPGLSERAVVGHELDAGTVAAFRARVEAAGGDPDAYVWMPVHPWQWDHAVQVLFAGEVAQRRIVPLGDSADVYLPQQSVRTMTNVSDRGRYDVKLPLKIVNTLIWRGIPPHCTQGAPLTTQWLTGLLGRDGLLRDELRTVFLGEVASVTVRHPYLDRVPDMPYQHLETLGCIWRESVSSRKDEGERVRTFASLLYVDEQGTSFAAELARASGLPAEEWLSRLFETVLHPVLHVMYTYGITFNPHGQNTLVGYDADDVPRRLFLKDFVDDVSVSHTPVPERGPEPDGHDHVLPRKNPVVIRQHVVDQLLLGHFRYLAPLAAEQMGVDEERFWRLVREAVVSYQRRFPERKDRYAEYDMLAAEFPRYPFNTDRLVVTRYVDRALRHALRPNGTVPNPLS; encoded by the coding sequence ATGACTGACGGCCACCACCCCGTCCCCGAACTCGCCGACGTCTCACCGGAGTCGTGGCGGGAGGCGAACCGCAGGCTGCTGGCGAAGACCCTGTCGGAGTTCGCCTTCGAGGAGCTGATCACACCGCTGGAGCTGGAGGGAAGGGGAGAAGGAGAGGACGAGGACGAGGGCGGAGGCGGGGGCGCGGGCCGGTACCGGGTCGACCTGGACAGCGGTGTCTCGTACGCGTTCTCCGCGACGCGCGGGGCGCTGGGGTCGTGGCGGGTCGCCGGGGACTCGGTGACGCGTGGCGCGGCGGGGCTGCTGGGCAACGAGATCGAGACGCCCGCGTGGGACGTGCAGCGGTTCCTGGTGGACTGCGCGGGCACGATAGGCACCGACGCGCCGACGCTCGGGATGTACCTGACGGAGGTGTCGGCGACGCTCGCCGTGGACGCGGCCCGCGTCGAGCACGGCGGGCGGACCGCCGCCGAGCTGCGGGAGCTGGACCACGCGGAGCTGGAGTGCGCGATGACGGGCCATCCGACGCTCGTCGCGAACAAGGGCCGAATCGGCTTCTCCGCCTCGGACGTGCGGGCGTACGCGCCGGAGGCGGGGCGGCCGGTGGCGCTGAAGTGGATCGCCGTGCACCGGGGCCTCGGGGAGTTCCGGGGCGTGCCGGGCCTGAGCGAGCGGGCGGTCGTCGGGCACGAGCTGGACGCGGGGACGGTCGCCGCGTTCCGGGCGCGGGTGGAGGCGGCCGGCGGCGACCCGGACGCGTACGTGTGGATGCCGGTCCATCCCTGGCAGTGGGACCACGCGGTGCAGGTGCTGTTCGCCGGGGAGGTCGCGCAGCGGCGGATCGTCCCGCTCGGGGACAGTGCCGACGTGTACCTGCCGCAGCAGTCGGTGCGGACGATGACGAACGTGTCGGACCGCGGCAGGTACGACGTCAAGCTCCCGCTGAAGATCGTCAACACGCTGATCTGGCGGGGCATCCCTCCGCACTGCACGCAGGGCGCGCCGCTGACCACGCAGTGGCTGACGGGCCTGCTCGGCCGGGACGGGCTGCTGCGCGACGAACTGCGGACGGTGTTCCTGGGCGAGGTCGCCTCGGTGACGGTCCGCCACCCGTACCTGGACCGGGTGCCCGACATGCCGTACCAGCACCTGGAGACGCTGGGCTGCATCTGGCGGGAGTCGGTGTCGTCGCGGAAGGACGAGGGCGAGCGGGTCCGGACCTTCGCGTCGCTGCTGTACGTGGACGAGCAGGGCACGTCGTTCGCGGCGGAGCTGGCCCGCGCGTCGGGGCTGCCCGCCGAGGAGTGGCTGTCCCGGCTGTTCGAGACGGTGCTGCACCCGGTGCTGCACGTGATGTACACGTACGGCATCACCTTCAACCCGCACGGCCAGAACACCCTCGTCGGGTACGACGCGGACGACGTGCCCCGGCGGCTGTTCCTGAAGGACTTCGTGGACGACGTGTCCGTGTCGCACACGCCCGTCCCGGAGCGCGGGCCCGAGCCGGACGGCCACGACCACGTGCTGCCCCGCAAGAACCCGGTCGTGATCCGCCAGCACGTCGTGGACCAGCTCCTGCTGGGGCACTTCCGCTACCTGGCGCCGCTCGCCGCGGAGCAGATGGGCGTGGACGAGGAGCGGTTCTGGCGGCTGGTGCGTGAGGCGGTCGTGTCGTACCAGCGGCGGTTCCCGGAGCGGAAGGACCGGTACGCCGAGTACGACATGCTCGCGGCGGAGTTCCCGCGCTATCCGTTCAACACGGACCGGCTGGTCGTCACCCGCTACGTCGACCGGGCGCTGCGGCACGCGCTGCGCCCGAACGGCACCGTCCCCAACCCGCTGTCGTGA
- a CDS encoding pyridoxal phosphate-dependent decarboxylase family protein, whose protein sequence is MDTAVAGGAHGAYALGKLTSVVLDALAEGATVRGGPLPGGGPGAVAARLRAACAPVLPEHGTGAEEALRTVVRAVAEGAADPADPWCTAHLHCPPLAVAAAADLAAAALNPSLDSWDQAPAAAVLEQEVTAALAALVYPRAPAPDALITSGGTESNLVALLLARERARAAGAPALRVVCGAGAHHSVRRAAWLLGLPEPVTVACPGGRLDPAALDRALAPLAPHTVPAAAGRPESPAPGGPEACGLRAGRSAYGPSGPAAPGRPAAPVLVVATAGTTDEGLIDPLPELARVAARHGAELHVDAAYGGPLLFSDRLAPLLDGLDSAVSVTFDLHKLGWQPVAAGVLAVSGTDLLAPLALRADYLNADDDGEAGLPDLLGRSLRTTRRPDVLKIAATLRALGRTGLGALVEHCVAAAREFAALVDAHPALRRRPGEPGISTVLFRPAAADTGPPGAGDALVAEVRRLLLAEGRAVVGRAVAEDADGTRRLWLKATLLHPRATGGDLAGLLDLAAAAADRVGAPRAPHLPHAPHTEGPR, encoded by the coding sequence GTGGACACCGCCGTCGCCGGGGGCGCCCACGGGGCGTACGCCCTGGGGAAGCTGACCTCGGTGGTCCTCGACGCGCTCGCCGAGGGGGCCACCGTCCGGGGCGGCCCCCTGCCCGGCGGCGGACCCGGCGCGGTCGCCGCGCGGTTGCGCGCCGCCTGCGCCCCCGTCCTCCCGGAGCACGGGACGGGCGCCGAGGAGGCCCTGCGCACCGTCGTACGGGCCGTGGCGGAGGGCGCCGCGGACCCGGCCGACCCGTGGTGCACCGCCCATCTGCACTGCCCGCCCCTCGCGGTGGCCGCCGCCGCCGACCTGGCCGCAGCGGCCCTCAACCCCTCGCTGGACTCCTGGGACCAGGCGCCCGCCGCGGCCGTCCTGGAACAGGAGGTCACGGCCGCGCTCGCCGCCCTGGTCTACCCGCGGGCGCCCGCGCCCGACGCGCTCATCACCAGCGGCGGCACCGAGTCGAACCTCGTCGCCCTGCTCCTGGCCCGCGAGCGGGCCCGTGCCGCCGGGGCCCCGGCGCTCCGCGTGGTGTGCGGGGCCGGCGCCCACCACAGCGTGCGGCGGGCCGCCTGGCTGCTGGGCCTGCCCGAGCCCGTCACCGTCGCCTGCCCGGGCGGACGGCTGGACCCGGCCGCCCTGGACCGGGCCCTCGCCCCGCTCGCCCCGCACACCGTCCCGGCGGCAGCCGGCCGGCCGGAGTCCCCGGCGCCCGGCGGGCCGGAGGCGTGCGGCTTACGGGCGGGGCGGAGCGCGTACGGGCCCTCGGGCCCGGCGGCGCCCGGCCGGCCCGCGGCACCCGTCCTGGTGGTGGCCACCGCCGGGACCACCGACGAGGGGCTGATCGACCCGCTGCCCGAGCTGGCGCGGGTGGCGGCCCGGCACGGCGCCGAACTGCACGTGGACGCCGCGTACGGCGGTCCGCTGCTGTTCAGCGACCGGCTGGCGCCGCTCCTGGACGGGCTGGACTCGGCCGTCTCCGTCACCTTCGACCTGCACAAACTGGGCTGGCAACCGGTCGCCGCCGGGGTCCTCGCGGTGTCCGGCACGGATCTGCTCGCCCCGCTCGCGCTGCGCGCCGACTACCTCAACGCCGACGACGACGGCGAGGCCGGCCTGCCCGACCTGCTGGGCCGCTCGCTGCGCACGACCCGCCGCCCCGACGTGCTCAAGATCGCCGCCACACTGCGGGCGCTGGGCCGCACCGGGCTGGGCGCGCTCGTCGAGCACTGCGTGGCCGCCGCGCGGGAGTTCGCCGCGCTGGTCGACGCGCACCCGGCGCTGCGCCGCCGCCCCGGCGAGCCCGGCATCAGCACCGTGCTGTTCCGGCCGGCCGCCGCCGACACGGGCCCGCCCGGCGCGGGCGACGCCCTGGTGGCGGAGGTCCGCCGGCTGCTGCTCGCCGAGGGGCGGGCGGTCGTCGGGCGGGCCGTCGCCGAGGACGCCGACGGCACCCGGCGGCTGTGGCTGAAGGCCACCCTGCTGCACCCGCGGGCCACCGGCGGGGACCTGGCCGGCCTGCTCGACCTGGCCGCCGCGGCCGCGGACCGCGTCGGCGCCCCGCGCGCACCGCACCTCCCGCACGCACCGCATACGGAAGGACCTCGATGA
- a CDS encoding GNAT family N-acetyltransferase: MTGEALVVSEAVPDVGAFTLRAVDPAADAELVHGWMNDPEVAAFWELAQPAERIGAYLREQVGSAHSTPYVGCADGVPMSYWEVYRADLDPLRHHYPARPRDVGVHLLLGPSAYRGRGLGAVLLREVAQWLLRTDVYAERVVAEPDVRNERSVRVFERAGFRLLRQIELPGKRAAFMVRERA; encoded by the coding sequence GTGACGGGTGAGGCCCTGGTCGTCTCCGAGGCGGTGCCGGACGTGGGCGCGTTCACGCTGCGGGCGGTCGACCCGGCCGCGGACGCGGAGCTGGTCCACGGCTGGATGAACGACCCGGAGGTGGCCGCGTTCTGGGAGCTGGCGCAGCCGGCGGAGCGGATCGGCGCGTACCTGCGGGAGCAGGTGGGCAGCGCGCACTCCACCCCGTACGTGGGCTGCGCCGACGGGGTGCCGATGAGCTACTGGGAGGTGTACCGGGCCGACCTGGACCCGCTGCGCCACCACTACCCGGCCCGGCCGCGGGACGTCGGGGTGCACCTGCTGCTCGGCCCGTCCGCGTACCGGGGGCGGGGTCTCGGCGCGGTGCTGCTGCGGGAGGTCGCGCAGTGGCTGCTGCGCACCGACGTGTACGCCGAGCGGGTCGTCGCCGAGCCGGACGTCCGCAACGAGCGGTCGGTGCGCGTCTTCGAGCGGGCCGGCTTCCGGCTGCTGCGCCAGATCGAACTGCCGGGGAAGCGGGCGGCCTTCATGGTCCGTGAGCGTGCGTGA
- a CDS encoding IucA/IucC family protein: MSQTQPLDPAAEADRAAVDNLLRCWVRETGVERPADGVLRLELAAAGTAVEAPVRYWSAVGWHRFGTARLPSGAPACATALAALLGVEAAGGDPESVADLTGRVADSVRRVTGFVRARAAVPGDPAGTTPFLAAEQALLTGHPLHPTPKSREGLTEAEGARYSPETRGAFPLHWFAADPAVVSSDSSLGRSAADLLASLAGDAPARPGGTVLVPAHPWQARDAVHRPAVRALLDAGLLHDLGPAGPAWSPTSSVRTVYRADAPVMLKFSLGLRITNSRRENMRAELHRGLAVDRLLTAGLEGALQAAHPGFGIVRDPAWLAVDPAPVGTGHGSGGGEGEGGSGGGGGEDGTGLDVVVRANPFAAGAAPQALCVAGLVAPRPDLPGGRSHLAALVHALAERTGRPVAEAAEEWFTRYTRHVVAPVLWLHAVYGLGLEAHQQNTLVVLDADGLPAGGRYRDNQGYYFSPARSGALYRWVPGVGRDLGTYAADEVIDERLAYYVGVNNLLGVVGALGSQGLADEARLLAVADRFLAGAAAEHGDRLRLASLLRDEPVLRCKANLLTRVRGMDELTGPLEAQSVYVDIANPLVEVRK; encoded by the coding sequence ATGAGCCAGACCCAGCCCCTGGACCCCGCCGCGGAGGCCGACCGGGCCGCCGTCGACAACCTGCTGCGCTGCTGGGTGCGGGAGACCGGTGTGGAGCGGCCCGCCGACGGCGTGCTGCGCCTGGAGCTCGCCGCCGCCGGCACGGCGGTGGAGGCCCCCGTGCGGTACTGGTCAGCCGTCGGCTGGCACCGGTTCGGGACCGCCCGGCTGCCCTCGGGCGCCCCCGCCTGCGCCACGGCGCTGGCCGCGCTGCTGGGGGTGGAGGCCGCGGGCGGCGACCCGGAGTCGGTGGCGGACCTGACGGGGCGGGTCGCCGACTCGGTACGGCGCGTCACCGGCTTCGTACGGGCGCGGGCCGCCGTCCCCGGCGACCCGGCGGGCACGACGCCGTTCCTCGCCGCCGAGCAGGCGCTGCTGACCGGGCACCCGCTGCATCCGACGCCCAAGAGCCGCGAGGGGCTCACGGAGGCGGAGGGGGCCCGCTACTCGCCCGAGACGCGCGGCGCGTTCCCGCTGCACTGGTTCGCCGCCGACCCGGCCGTCGTCAGCTCCGACTCCTCCCTCGGCCGGAGCGCCGCGGACCTCCTCGCCTCCCTCGCCGGGGACGCCCCGGCCCGGCCCGGGGGCACCGTCCTCGTCCCGGCCCACCCGTGGCAGGCGCGGGACGCCGTGCACCGGCCCGCCGTCCGGGCGCTCCTCGACGCGGGGCTCCTGCACGACCTGGGCCCCGCCGGACCGGCGTGGTCGCCCACGTCGTCCGTGCGCACGGTCTACCGGGCCGACGCGCCCGTGATGCTGAAGTTCTCGCTGGGCCTGCGGATCACCAACTCGCGGCGCGAGAACATGCGCGCGGAGCTGCACCGGGGCCTCGCCGTGGACCGGCTTCTCACCGCCGGGCTGGAAGGGGCCCTCCAGGCCGCGCACCCCGGTTTCGGGATCGTCCGCGACCCGGCGTGGCTCGCCGTGGACCCCGCACCGGTCGGCACCGGGCACGGGAGCGGCGGGGGCGAGGGCGAGGGCGGGAGCGGCGGCGGCGGCGGCGAGGACGGTACGGGCCTCGACGTCGTGGTCCGCGCCAACCCGTTCGCCGCGGGCGCGGCGCCGCAGGCCCTGTGCGTGGCCGGGCTGGTGGCGCCCCGGCCCGACCTGCCCGGCGGGCGCTCGCACCTGGCGGCGCTCGTGCACGCCCTGGCCGAGCGGACGGGCCGGCCGGTCGCCGAGGCCGCGGAGGAGTGGTTCACCCGCTACACCCGGCACGTCGTCGCCCCGGTGCTGTGGCTGCACGCCGTGTACGGGCTGGGCCTGGAGGCCCACCAGCAGAACACCCTGGTCGTCCTCGACGCGGACGGCCTGCCCGCGGGCGGGCGGTACCGGGACAACCAGGGCTACTACTTCTCCCCCGCCCGCAGCGGCGCCCTGTACCGGTGGGTGCCGGGCGTCGGCCGGGACCTCGGCACGTACGCCGCCGACGAGGTGATCGACGAGCGGCTCGCCTACTACGTCGGCGTCAACAACCTGCTCGGTGTGGTCGGCGCGCTCGGCTCGCAGGGCCTCGCCGACGAGGCGCGGCTGCTCGCCGTCGCCGACCGGTTCCTCGCCGGGGCCGCCGCCGAGCACGGCGACCGGCTGCGGCTCGCCTCGCTGCTGCGGGACGAGCCGGTGCTGCGCTGCAAGGCGAACCTGCTGACGCGGGTGCGCGGCATGGACGAGCTGACCGGCCCGCTGGAGGCCCAGTCGGTCTACGTGGACATCGCCAACCCCCTGGTGGAGGTGCGCAAGTGA